A region of Anticarsia gemmatalis isolate Benzon Research Colony breed Stoneville strain chromosome 10, ilAntGemm2 primary, whole genome shotgun sequence DNA encodes the following proteins:
- the LOC142975881 gene encoding DALR anticodon-binding domain-containing protein 3 translates to MVENALECFAKKIILHLTGELKVNKKDLLIKKHDDNLATHGDFSFPCSAQSWQEYDVCNNVVDKKNTTLFQPISKQPEDIIKESEKWDLPVGKLTQDKGRIHLYLERPKAIRVGLTEALRNVSILLQRIRRPYPKVELDPLCTEGCDITSLRAKYVCDAIRNICAYHELDVSVFVTCKSSSVKLDAHSSFCGTVLNAKTGHKETDITANDFIKLRQNEMTLIAQHKYGVRETKDPKWKDFIAHLGESAVVFELLQTNSRSPIKINFDSCAGGSTKGASFILYNCARLETIIKTYYDKVCEGTYPELPKLEETDLTLLTQEEEWSLIFTYIMGLPTVLNLCATVEVEHCEFRPYQICHYLSKMVKLFSQYYRRVRILTEPRKHLLPVMFARIHMLIILNDTLKACLKILNIKSVSQM, encoded by the exons ATGGTTGAAAATGCGTTAGAATGTTTCGcaaaaaagataattttgcATTTAACGGGAGAGCTGAAAGTTAATAAGAAAGATCTTTTGATAAAGAAACATGACGATAACTTGGCGACGCATGGTGACTTCAGTTTTCCTTGCTCAGCGCAATCCTGGCAGGAATATGACGTCTGCAATAACGTTGTTGATAAAAAGAACACAACCCTCTTTCAGCCTATAAGTAAACAGCCTGAGGATATTATCAAGGAATCAGAAAAATGGGATTTACCTGTCGGAAAACTGACGCAAGATAAGGGTCGAATACATTTGTATTTAGAGAGACCTAAGGCTATTCGTGTCGGATTAACAGAAGCGTTGAGAAATGTTTCGATATTATTGCAAAGGATACGGCGACCATACCCTAAAGTGGAGTTAGATCCACTTTGCACAGAAGGATGTGATATAACCTCATTAAGGGCGAAATATGTCTGTGATGCTATTAGAAACATTTGTGCATATCACGAGTTAGATGTATCTGTATTTGTAACATGCAAGTCCTCAAGTGTAAAGCTGGATGCCCATTCATCATTCTGTGGAACAGTTTTAAATGCCAAAACAGGGCACAAGGAAACAGATATAACAGccaatgattttattaa attaaGGCAGAATGAAATGACCCTTATAGCACAGCACAAGTATGGAGTAAGAGAAACAAAAGACCCAAAATGGAAAGACTTCATAGCACACTTAGGAGAATCAGCAGTAGTATTTGAATTACTACAGACGAACTCTCGCAGTCCAATAAAGATTAATTTTGATAGCTGTGCAGGTGGCTCTACTAAAG GTGCATCATTCATACTGTACAATTGTGCCAGACTGGAGACTATAATAAAGACATACTATGACAAAGTGTGTGAGGGCACGTACCCAGAGCTGCCTAAATTGGAAGAAACTGATTTGACATTACTAACACAAgag GAGGAATGGAGTCTAATATTCACTTACATTATGGGTCTGCCAACTGTGCTGAACCTCTGTGCAACTGTAGAGGTAGAACATTGTGAATTTAGACCTTACCAGATATGTCATTATCTTAGTAAAATGGTGAAACTCTTCAGCCAGTATTATAGGAGAGTCAGGATACTTACA GAACCCAGAAAACACCTGCTACCAGTTATGTTCGCTAGGATTCACATGCTCATCATACTAAATGATACACTCAAGGCATgcttgaaaatattaaatatcaaaagtgTTTCCCAAATGTGA
- the LOC142975883 gene encoding dnaJ homolog subfamily C member 25 homolog, giving the protein MASKYQYFFLICVTWQIAAVSGADHLLEGIYCGKENCYEVLGVTREATKNEIARSYRQLAKRFHPDLHRSPEAKKEAEEKFKEIATAYEILRDDEERSDYDYMLDNPQEYYAHYYRYYRRRMAPKVDVRIVIAVTITIISIIQYYSAWSKYDTAIKYFMTVPKYRNKALELAKAEMKEGQGRNKGPKKSKAEQKEEQDRLIRKVIEENMDIKGAYAKPEIVDILWVQLIILPYTIAYYIYWYLRWFWRFTIMKQPYGEEEKLYLIRKYMNLGLHQFNAIEESEKQEFLDEELWIKENFKVWKEIKDEEAKKALAENNKYKQYRRYIKQHGVGRMTFDDS; this is encoded by the coding sequence atggcttcAAAATACCAATACTTCTTCCTGATATGTGTAACGTGGCAGATCGCAGCGGTCTCCGGTGCTGATCACCTACTCGAGGGCATTTACTGtggaaaagaaaattgttatgaaGTCCTGGGAGTGACAAGAGAAGCCACAAAGAATGAAATCGCTAGGAGTTACCGACAATTGGCCAAAAGGTTCCATCCAGACTTGCATAGAAGTCCTGAAGCCAAGAAGGAGGCTGAAGAAAAATTCAAAGAAATCGCGACGGCCTACGAGATTTTGCGAGATGATGAAGAAAGATCGGACTATGATTACATGTTGGACAACCCACAGGAGTACTATGCTCACTACTACAGGTATTACCGGCGTCGTATGGCGCCAAAAGTTGATGTCCGTATCGTGATCGCCGTCACTATAACTATTATATCAATAATACAGTACTACAGTGCGTGGTCTAAATACGATACTGCAATTAAGTATTTCATGACAGTGCCAAAGTATAGAAATAAGGCTCTAGAATTAGCGAAAGCCGAGATGAAAGAAGGCCAGGGTCGAAACAAAGGGCCAAAGAAATCGAAAGCTGAGCAGAAAGAAGAACAGGATAGATTAATAAGGAAAGTCATTGAAGAAAACATGGATATCAAAGGTGCATATGCTAAACCAGAAATAGTGGACATATTGTGGGTACAACTCATCATTCTTCCATACACTATTGCATATTACATTTACTGGTATCTTAGATGGTTCTGGCGGTTCACTATAATGAAACAACCATATGGTGAGGAAGAAAAGTTGTATCTAATCAGAAAATATATGAACCTTGGGTTGCATCAGTTCAATGCCATTGAAGAGTCAGAGAAACAAGAGTTCTTGGATGAAGAACTTTGGATCAAAGAGAACTTCAAAGTGTGGAAAGAAATCAAGGATGAAGAGGCCAAAAAGGCTCTTgcagaaaacaataaatacaaacagtACAGGAGGTATATCAAACAACATGGAGTTGGCAGAATGACATTTGATGATTCatag